In one window of Apis mellifera strain DH4 linkage group LG12, Amel_HAv3.1, whole genome shotgun sequence DNA:
- the LOC725642 gene encoding probable ATP-dependent RNA helicase DDX10, whose amino-acid sequence MSKKKKVRIYRTKKKQVPETQIIANLQSKYDAIDETKVTKFTDLPLSSKTLKGLAENNYFEMTDIQRQSIGLALRGNDILGAAKTGSGKTLAFLIPVLEILYCKQWTRLDGLGALIITPTRELAYQIYETLRKVGQYHDISAGLIIGGKDLKFEKRRMDQCNIVICTPGRLLQHMDENPLFDCINMQLLILDEADRCLDMGFEQTMNSIIENLPPKRQTLLFSATQTKSVRDLARLSLKDPLYVSVHEHSKHITPETLQQSYVVCALEDKISMLWSFIRNHLKQKIIIFFSSCKQVKYINEIFCRLRPGISLLALYGTLHQLKRMEIYETFCRKQFAVLFATDIAARGLDFPAVNWVIQMDCPEDVNAYIHRAGRTARFQQNGECLLVLLPSEEKMIQKLKECKIPISMIQINPNKLQSPQRKMEALLARDVSLKESAQRAFVAYVRSIFLMKDKEIFNVHTLNTDLFSRSLGLAIPPRIRFLQRLEQKKQLTNQHIEENKQIISDSEINCNINEQINIEYYNHNDKEKEQKNISQTINLNDFTLDDSDDDDILTVKRKNINFDDIPVAINDKEDDASNKKKAVTKAAVAKKILRKKILPNKKIIFNEEGKELLNPSKVKISELARQYENEEDSGINIEIAKQILREEDKFDKQRFREKIKEKHREEKRKLKANKKKEDDTDGENEIEDTTKDYSSDNEHNEPDLSWLPDPDKIYGKQQESSKEILNISESEKSEEESEEESKIHRPFKRKLIVQNECKKKKKKQRTSLKTDNTDLKAYEELALQLLQN is encoded by the exons atgtcaaagaaaaagaaagtcagaatttatagaacaaaaaagaaacaagtacCCGAAAcacaaataattgcaaatctaCAATCAAAATATGATGct ATTGATGAAACAAAGGTAACAAAATTTACAGATCTTCCACTTTCATCAAAGACCTTAAAAGGATTagcagaaaataattattttgaaatgacaGATATTCAAAGACAAAGTATTGGTTTAGCATTGCgtggaaatgatattttaggaGCAGCAAAAACTGGCAGTGGAAAAACTTTGGCATTTCTCATTcca gttttagaaatattatattgcaaaCAATGGACAAGATTAGATGGTCTTGGGGCACTTATTATTACACCAACTAGAGAACTTGCttatcaaatttatgaaactttACGAAAAGTTGGTCAATATCATGATATTTCAGCTGGTCTTATTATTGGtggaaaagatttaaaatttgaaaaaagacgTATGGATCAatgtaatattgttatatgtaCTCCTGGTCGTTTGTTACAACATATGGATGAAAATCCTTTATTCGATTGTATAAATATGcag cTGTTGATATTGGATGAAGCTGATAGATGTTTAGACATGGGTTTTGAACAAACTATGAATTCTATTATTGAGAATTTACCTCCAAAACGACAAACTCTTCTGTTTTCAGCAACACaaacaaa ATCTGTAAGAGATTTAGCCAGATTAAGTTTAAAAGATCCTTTATATGTGTCAGTACATGAACATTCTAAACACATAACACCTGAAACACTTCAGCAAAGTTATGTTGTTTGTGCtttagaagataaaatatcaatgttaTGGTCATTTATACgaaatcatttaaaacaaaagattattatatttttttctagttgTAAAcag gtaaaatatataaatgaaatattttgtcgATTAAGACCTGGTATAAGTTTGTTGGCACTTTATGGTACTTTGCATCAACttaaaagaatggaaatttatgaaactttTTGTAGAAAACAATTTGCAGTTTTATTTGCGACTGATATTGCTGCTCGCGGATTag attttcctGCTGTAAATTGGGTTATACAAATGGATTGTCCAGAAGATGTAAATGCATATATACATCGTGCTGGTAGAACAGCAAGATTCCAACAAAATGGTGAATGTTTATTAGTTTTGCTACCTTctgaagaaaaaatgatacagAAACTCAAAGAATGCAAGATACCAATATCTATGATACa aatcaaTCCAAACAAATTACAATCTCCACAACGTAAAATGGAAGCATTATTGGCACGAGATGTTTCATTAAAAGAAAGTGCTCAAAGAGCATTTGTAGCATATGTAAGATCGatctttttaatgaaagataaggaaatttttaatgttcatACATTAAATACCGATTTATTTTCaag ATCTTTGGGTTTAGCTATACCTCCAAGAATTCGATTTCTTCAAAGATtggaacaaaaaaaacaattaactaATCAacatatcgaagaaaataaacaaattatttctgatagtgaaataaattgcaatataaatgaacaaataaatattgaatattataatcataatgacAAAGAGaaggaacaaaaaaatatatctcaaacAATAAATCTAAATGATTTTACACTtg atgACAGTGATGACGATGATATATTAACtgtgaaacgaaaaaatataaattttgatgatatACCAGTTGCTATCAATGATAAAGAGGATGAtgcttcaaataaaaaaaaggcagTTACAAAAGCTGCTGTtgctaaaaaaattcttcgaaaaaaaatattaccaaataagaaaattatctttaatgaaGAGGGAAAG gAATTACTAAATCCctctaaagttaaaatttccgAATTAGCAAGGCAATacgaaaatgaagaagattctggtattaatatagaaatagctaaacaaatattacgcgaagaagataaatttgataaacaaCGAttcagagaaaaaataaaggaaaaacatAGAGAAGAAAAACGCAAATTAAAAGctaacaagaaaaaagaagatgataCAGAtggtgaaaatgaaattgaagataCTACAAAGGATTATAGTAGTGATAATGAGCACAATGAACCAGATTTATCTTGGTTACCAGACCCAGATAAAATTTATGGTAAACAACAAGAAAGttctaaagaaattttaaatatttcggaATCAGAAAAAAGTGAAGAGGAAAGTGAAGAGGAAAGTAAAATACATAG accatttaaaagaaaactcATAGTGCAAAACgaatgcaaaaagaaaaagaagaaacaaagaacATCTCTTAAAACAGATAATACAGACTTAAAAGCGTATGAGGAACTAGCATTACAACTTCtacagaattaa
- the LOC410396 gene encoding isocitrate dehydrogenase [NAD] subunit gamma, mitochondrial — translation MAARSIIKYLRPKTVVSQIHRCASLSAFEIQHKTPTIKKVMPIPKAHYGGRHTVTLLPGAGIGPELMNYVKEIFRYAGVPVDFEDVEIDPNANDNVDLDYAITSIRRNGVALKGNIETRSTEADVLSRNVALRNELDLYVNVLHCVSYPGVNSRHKNIDIVIVRQNTEGEYAMLEHESVKGVVESMKVITSINSERVARYAFEYAKRNGRKKITTVHKANIMKLSDGLFLEISRKVAKDYPDITHNDMIIDNTCMQLVSNPHQFDIILTTNLYGAIVSNVVCGLLGGAGLLAGKNFGDHYTVFEPGTRNTGKRIAGKNIANPIAMLNAAVDMLRHLGHKDHATLIQNAINKTINQGVHTPDLGGQATSREVVDTIMNHIKIASN, via the exons ATGGCTGCCCGatctatcattaaatatttacgtcCAAAAACTGTTGTATCCCAAATTCATAGATGTGCTTCACTTTCTGCATTTGAAATACAACATAAAACTCCcactattaaaaaagtaatgcCTATACCAAAAGCTCATTATGGAGGACGACATACAGTTACTCTTTTACCTGGTGCTGGAATTGGTCCAGAATTGATGAATTATGTAAAAGAG ATTTTCAGATATGCAGGTGTTCCAGTAGATTTTGAAGATGTAGAAATTGATCCAAATGCAAATGACAATGTTGATTTAGATTATGCTATTACATCAATTCGTAGAAATGGTGTAGCACTAAAAGGAAACATTGAAACTCGTAGTACAGAAGCTGATGTACTTTCCAGAAATGTTGCTCTTCGAAATGAATTAGATCTTTATGTAAATGTCTTACATTGTGTATCATATCCAGGAGTAAATTCAcgacataaaaatattgatattgttattgttagaCAAAATACAGAGGGGGAATATGCTATGCTAGAACATGAAAGTGTTAAAGGTGTTGTAGAAAGTATGAAAGTTATTACAAGTATTAATTCTGAACGTGTTGCAAGATATGCATTTGAATATGCTAaacgaaatggaagaaaaaaaattaccacaGTTCATAAAGCAAACATAATGAAACTCTCTGatggattatttttagaaatatcgagaaaagtTGCAAAAGATTATCCAGATATTACTCATAATGACATGATTATTGATAACACTTGTATGCAATTGGTTTCCAATCCAcatcaatttgatattatattaacaactAATTTATATGGAGCAATTGTATCAAATGTAGTATGTGGCTTATTAGGTGGTGCAGGATTATTAGCAGGTAAAAATTTTGGTGATCATTATACAGTATTTGAACCAGGTACTCGTAATACTGGTAAACGTATTGctggaaaaaatattgctaatCCTATTGCAATGTTAAATGCTGCTGTTGACATGTTACGACATCTTGGACATAAGGATCATGCTACTTTAATTCAGAATGCTATTAATAAAACCATTAATCAAGGTGTTCATACACCTGATCTTGGTGGACAAGCAACAAGTAGAGAAGTTGTTGATACGATAatgaatcatattaaaatagcaTCTAATTAA
- the LOC100578014 gene encoding CCAAT/enhancer-binding protein zeta: MNIKSDKWYKEYCKGEDSYTHSKSEIEVSNLKNEAKRYLDAETSIFQLKESKHTNSETAWLRTALTQGTISDKIAAAIVLVQDNPKYNLNRLTMLINQVRVVKHHQCNMIIKSLKDLFLVDLLHPKFKLLKFEEQNLDELDKFNTGDILNSDMSKKKLMAHWYFEDQLHELYERFIMSLASIASDTVDANREVAISVMTDLLIGNIEHQYKLLELIVNKIGDPNCKIGSKVIFCLNKLLYKHPNMKLIVLREIEKLLFRKNVAHRTQYYAICLLTQFLLTKKDEKIASTLIEVYFAFFKACLKKGEPDSRMMAAILTGVNRAYPFAKMNSNILNDHIDSVYKVVHIGSFNVSLNALNLLYQVTGKDEAQSNRFYSAFYRKLLDLQIGIANKRALFLNLLFRVLQNDHNNQRSYAFIKRTLQIILYFPANMACATLYIISKVLHTHKELKTLLLKSQDCIKIENDDSETKNNSLKDISYLSNDKSNLENSNLLMNIASICNIDKEMEFENELKNNIKIDINTCKEYDPFCRNPLYAGITKGSNTELVTLSKHYHPSVALFANTILEGKLIDYMGDPLEDLSLMRFLDRYVFKNPKKLESKKVQKKNDPLAQRTGYTPKGIRCIPIDSISYLNQKEERIPVDELYLYRYLKKKKEFKQEFKDEDDDIESVNSEEFNDMLDKLTDGKDFEDLDIAADIQIGRKKDFEEDEDFDDSIKSEASNDSDDESKENLENNEIDNELQNLSDIDLDDISDLDFNEDTQLNGIENILEDTQSNIKKQNKNLKGIDNNIFVSAEKFAEILEEHSKQKNKPGGTDVFNTIDGASSKQIEWEIKRDQKLRNSLNKNKRKNSKILKKNVKKIKH, translated from the exons atgaatataaaaagtgataaatggtataaagaatattgtaaAGGAGAGGATTCATATACACATTCTAAATCTGAAATAGaagtatcaaatttaaaaaatgaagcaAAAAGATACTTAGATGCAGAaacttctatttttcaattaaaagaatcaaaacATACTAATTCAGAAACAGCATGGTTAAGAACAGCATTAACACAGGGTACAATTTCGGATAAAATAGCAGCTGCCATTGTATTAGTGCAAGATaatccaaaatataatttaaatagactTACAATGCTTATAAATCAAGTAAGAGTTGTAAAACATCATCAATGCAAcatgataataaaatctttaaaagacTTGTTTTTGGTGGATCTACTTCatcctaaatttaaattacttaaatttgaagaacaaaatttagatgaacttgataaatttaataccgGAGACATACTTAACTCAGatatgtcaaaaaaaaaattaatggctCATTGGTATTTTGAAGATCAATTACATGAACTGTATGAACGTTTTATAATGTCTCTAGCTAGTATCGCATCTGACACAGTAGATGCAAATCGTGAAGTAGCAATATCAGTAATGACAGATTTATTAATAGGAAATATTGaacatcaatataaattattggaattaattgtaaataaaataggaGATCCAAATTGTAAAATAGGATCTAAAGTGATATTTTGTctaaataagttattatataaacatccCAATATGAAACTTATTGTATtacgagaaattgaaaaattattatttagaaaaaatgtaGCACATCGCACACAATATTATGCAATTTGTTTGTTAAcacaatttcttttaactaaaaaggatgaaaaaaTTGCTTCAACACTTATTGAAGTTTACTTTGCCTTTTTTAAAGcttgtttaaaaaaaggagaaccTGATTCTAGAATGATGGCAGCAATTTTAACTGGTGTAAATAGAGCATATCCATTTgcaaaaatgaattcaaatatattgaatgacCATATAGATTCTGTATACAAAGTTGTACATATTGGAtcttttaatgtttctttaaatgcgctcaatttattatatcaa gTTACAGGTAAAGATGAAGCTCAatcaaatagattttattctgCTTTCTATCGGAAATTATTAGATCTACAAATTGGAATAGCAAATAAACGtgcattatttcttaatttattatttcgagttCTTCAAAATGATCATAATAACCAACGTTCATAtgcttttattaaaagaactttacaaattatattatattttcctgcAAATATGGCATGTgctactttatatataatatccaaagttttacatacacataaagaattaaaaactttattattaaaatctcaagattgtattaaaattgaaaatgatgattctgaaactaaaaataattcattaaaagatatttcttatttatctaaTGATAAATCTAACttagaaaattctaatttgttAATGAACATTGCATCTATATGCAATATAGATAAAGAAAtggaatttgaaaatgaattgaaaaataatataaaaattgatattaatacatGCAAAGAATATGATCCTTTTTGTCGGAATCCTCTTTATGCTGGAATAACTAAAGGTTCAAATACCGAATTAGTAACATTATCTAAACATTATCATCCAAGTGTTGCATTATTTGCAAATACTATTCTTGAAG GAAAACTAATTGATTATATGGGTGATCCATTGGAAGATTTATCTTTAATGCGTTTTTTAGATCGTTATGTTTTTAAGAATccaaaaaaattggaaagtaaaaaagttcagaaaaaaaatgaccCTCTTGCACAACGAACAGGATATACACCTAAAGGTATTAGATGCATTCCAATTGATAGTATTTCATATCTTAATCAAAAAGAGGAACGTATTCCGGttgatgaattatatttatatcgctatttaaaaaagaaaaaagaatttaagcaAGAATTTAAAGACGAAGATGATGATATAGAAAGTGTTAATAGTGAAGAATTTAATGATATGTTGGATAAATTAACAGATGGTAAAGATTTTGAAGATTTAGATATTGCTGCTGATATtcaaattggaagaaaaaaag attttgaagaagatgaagattTTGATGATAGTATTAAAAGTGAAGCAAGTAATGATTCCGATGAtgaatcaaaagaaaatttagaaaataatgaaattgataatgaattacaaaatttaagtgATATTGACTTAGATGATATAAGTGATTTAGACTTTAATGAAGATACTCAATTAAAtggtattgaaaatattttggaagatactcaatcaaatataaaaaaacaaaataaaaatttaaaaggaattgataacaatatatttgtatcagCTGAGAAATTTGCAGAAATATTAGAAGAACAtagtaaacaaaaaaataaacctGGTGGTACAGATGTTTTTAATACTATAGATGGTGCAAGTTCTAAACAAATAGAATGGGAAATCAAACGAGATCAGAAACttagaaattctttaaataaaaacaaacgaaaaaattctaaaattttaaaaaaaaatgtaaaaaaaataaaacattaa
- the LOC725618 gene encoding myb-binding protein 1A: MADETMHMLEPISNKMKDKMNKMDCTVLDYFTKLRNETESERIHGGIVLLKYLIEQNSENNDTQEFKYAIKRLIRSLGSSKTTSRIGFYTTLTVFLMINPKMSIENFLSIVNNELHPVNSNAKSENGDIYMGRILAYGTLIRSKLLLNSINEIQLQTIQDLINAGKQRSYLSFVSVSFLVEFVNQLDTECIKKSVWPIIEKEFGKPWTEQTLDSLYALLIIRNKCPLLVNNEFSKKHFGTEDIISKESMSNIVKVLLDLPRIISCHHPIFKLFCENLMSAELITDFWIHIDQKFIKPSKTDEYLVIQILKLILSNIVDKSILPSLLSPNYIQHMLKKCSGSKYHNKDEVLLGFKEVLNLLILATNSNDTKLKIQIAVLKKLILYPGDLMIEKKTGTKVIQMLTGNLNLDGIKKVSKIYREIIENKVPRDKSNVKTESFWTNAERIYAAHLLTRLIGHPKMFMDIEWKLDQLKFLFTYGLCEMPNVGVDLASQFKETFYRALDHKLPKLNDLRNILSELVHFLDIHLKEQTLKLRNPLVNDAKVSWEKVTHLIKNLENNSKKTDAIPLFHTMNLHMGLQLFSDSQMAIATIDELQSCYERIVKKSKKYKTVNKEQNDEPEWVEVVVDLLLSFYSKNSHLLRSLVGCVFPHICPYITPTAIHQILAVLDVRTEKTPLVPKNSFDNENDEISSDMESSFNSTDYDESDENTNDEMVTSSDSDSDSNEESTNENEDETITDRLRMAVSQALGDASVQIDNDDINVENIDEEEGKRLDESLAAAFRILRENRQLRSKKQEKSAQALTHFRIRVIDLLETYLECVPSMAIVFDMLLPLFTLLEFCIKDPHQKPLQDRVRSCLKTLSLIKKFKDIENVNEELLTIILKALIEKGERTTSVYHEMSDKLAECCTFLVRCAEQANISIDAIIKIYEENLKAFFKRRDCVLSPLLFKTILQLQWEGNWQLAPLLVDFAFDDNIRSFRRGYALEFLTIFYNNSRLVHLDTKHFDIRMKLEKKICKNTISIFQELSNIYKIKSEQAVTSNGNEIGKEVKQRYICLLLTLLRSIHTHHLSQAWKWNNIGNVLKTYRTHVSLANDTKVAYNRLAIQIGIPLNISIKKTKIKQNTIINGEIKDTINNMEKLNNIGSQEEQQENRNTQTNSDTIMLKKNEFKKKKKNKSKQKDKQLLKKKTQMLRQKAISEGFEPFNFSSFVLQNESNYDVSLQNGNSQIEQTSLNSSKKRTFKSISDDNKTKRRKSVQTA; this comes from the exons ATGGCGGATGAGACGATGCACATGTTAGAgcctatttcaaataaaatgaaggataaaatgaataaaatggatTGTACAGTTCTTGATTATTTTACTAAACTTAGAAATGAAACAGAATCTGAAAGAATACATGGTGGAATTgtcctattaaaatatttaattgaacaaaattcg GAGAATAATGATActcaagaatttaaatatgctATAAAAAGACTTATTCGAAGCTTAGGCTCTTCAAAAACAACTTCACGAATAGGTTTTTATACAACACTGAcagtttttttaatgataaatcctAAAATgtctatagaaaattttttatctatagtaAACAATGAATTACATCCAGTAAATAGTAATGCTAAAAGT GAAAATGGTGATATTTATATGGGGCGCATATTAGCATATGGAACATTAATAAGATCTAAGTTACttttaaatagtattaatGAAATACAACTACAAACTATACAAGATCTCATTAATGCAGGCAAACAACGTagttatttatcatttgtttcTGTTTCATTTCTTGTTGAATTTGTAAATCAACTTGATACTGagtgtattaaaaaatcagtttggccaattattgaaaaagaatttggcAAACCATGGACAGAACAAACATTAGATTCATTGTAtgctttgttaataataagaaataaatgtcCATTACttgtaaataatgaattttcaaaaaaacattttgGTACAGAAGATATTATCAGTAAAGAATCTATGAGTAACATAGTGAAAGTATTATtg gaTTTACCCAGAATTATATCATGTCATCatccaatatttaaattattttgtgagAATTTAATGTCAGCTGAACTTATTACTGATTTTTGGATTCATAtagatcaaaaatttataaaaccatCTAAAACTGATGAATACTTGGTTATACAGATTCTCAAgcttatattatcaaatattgtaGATAAATCTATACTTCCATCATTATTATCACCAAATTATATACAgcatatgttaaaaaaatgttctgGATCTAAATACCACAATAAAGATGAAGTTCTTCTTGGATTTAAAGAAgtcttaaatttgttaatattagcTACAAATAGTAATgatactaaattaaaaatacaaattgctgtattaaaaaaattaatattatatccaggtgatttaatgattgaaaaaaaaacaggtaCAAAAGTAATTCAAATGCTTACTGGAAATTTGAACTTAGAtggtataaaaaaagtatcaaaaatatacagagaaataattgaaaataaagtacCTAGAGACAAATCAAATGTTAAAACAGAATCTTTTTGGACAAATGCTGAAAGAATTTATGCTGCTCATTTATTAACaag gttAATAGGACATCCTAAAATGTTTATGGATATAGAATGGAAATtagatcaattaaaatttttatttacttatggATTATGTGAAATGCCAAATGTTGGGGTAGATCTagctt caCAATTTAAGGAAACATTTTATCGTGCATTAGATCACAAATTaccaaaattaaatgatttacgaaatatattaagtGAATTAGTTCATTTTTtggatattcatttaaaagaacaaactttgaaattaagaaatccATTAGTGAATGATGCTAAAGTTTCGTGGGAAAAAGTgacacatttaattaaaaatttggaaaataattcaaaaaaaacagATGCTATACCGCTATTTCATACAATGAATTTACATATgggtttacaattattttcagaCTCACAAATGGCAATTGCGACTATAGATGAACTACAAAGTTGTTATGAaagaatagtaaaaaaatctaaaaaatataaaactgttAATAAAGAACAAAATGATGAACCAGAATGGGTAGAAGTGGttgttgatttattattatccttttattcaaagaatagTCATTTATTACGATCATTAGTAGGATGTGTTTTTCCACATATTTGTCCCTATATAACACCAACAGCTATACATCAAATTTTAGCA gtATTAGATGTAAGAACTGAGAAAACACCACTTGTACCAAAAAATAgttttgataatgaaaatgatgaaatttcatCAGATATGGAATCAAGTTTTAATAGTACAGATTATGATGAAAGTGATGAAAATACTAATGATGAAATGGTGACTTCATCAGATAGTGACTCTGATTCAAATGAAGAATCGacaaatgaaaatgaagatgAAACAATAACTGATAGATTACGAATGGCAGTTAGTCAAGCACTTGGTGATGCTTCTGTTCaaattgataatgatgatataaatgtagaaaacattgatgaagaagaaggaaaacgaTTAGATGAATCGTTAGCAGCAGCATTTAGGATTCTTCGGGAAAATCGTCAGCTCCGGTccaaaaaacaagaaaaatcagCACAAGCTTTAACTCATTTTAGAATTCGAgttatagatttattagaaACTTATTTAGAATGTGTTCCATCAATGGCAATTGTATTTGACATGTTACTTCctctttttacattattagaattttgtataaaagatCCTCATCAGAAACCTCTTCAAGATCGAGTTCGATCttgtttaaaaacattatcattgataaaaaaattcaaagatatagaaaatgttaatgaagaattattaacaataatattaaag gctttaatagaaaaaggagaaagaactACGTCAGTTTATCATGAAATGAGTGATAAATTAGCTGAATGTTGTACATTTCTCGTGAGATGTGCTGAACAGGCTAATATATCTATAGAtgcaatcattaaaatttatgaagaaaatttaaaagctttttttaaaagaagagattGTGTATTATcacctttattatttaaaactattttacaGTTACAATGGGAGGGTAACTGGCAATTAGCTCCTTTattg GTAGATTTTGCTTTCGATGATAATATAAGATCTTTTCGTCGTGGATATGCACTTGAATTCTTaactatcttttataataatagtcgACTAGTTCATTTAGATACAAAACATTTTGatataagaatgaaattagaaaaaaaaatatgtaaaaatactataagtatatttcaagaattatccaatatatataaaattaaaagtgaacAAGCAGTTACAAGTAATGGCAATGAAATAGGAAAAGAAGTCAAACAAAGATATATTTGTCttcttttaacattattacGAAGTATTCATACTCATCATTTATCACAAGCATGGAAGTGGAATAATATTGGAAACGTACTTAAAACGTACAGAACTCATGTATCGCTTGCAAATGATACAAAAGTAGCATACAATAGATTAGCAATACAAATTGGAATACCACTTAACat atcaataaaaaaaaccaaaattaaacaaaatactataataaatggagaaataaaagatactataaataacatggaaaaattaaataatataggatCACAGGAAGAACAACAAGAGAATAGAAATACACAAACCAATTCAGATactattatgttaaaaaaaaatgaatttaagaaaaagaaaaaaaataaaagtaaacagaaagataaacaattattaaaaaagaaaacacagATGTTGCGACAAAAAGCAATATCTGAAGGTTTTGAACCCTTTAATTTTAGCTCTTTTGTTTTACaaaatgaatcaaattatGATGTATCACTTCAAAATGGAAATTCTCAAATTGAACAAACTAGtcttaattcttcaaaaaaaagaacatttaaaagtatatcAGATGACAATAAaactaaaagaagaaaaagtgtaCAAACTGCTTga
- the LOC410395 gene encoding chromobox protein homolog 1 has translation MSKGKDSSPAETAGGEEFSVEKVLDRRVVKGKVEYFLKWKGYSNEENTWEPEENLDCPDLIAQFEEQRKKKEAAAAGKRYEDKEQKKRKSSSGPLPTHTKKKVTEEKKPEGFDRNLEPERIIGATDSSGELMFLMKWKGTDDADLVPARIANEKCPQIVIKFYEERLTWHSPAHDEESSVKADAE, from the exons ATGAGCAAAGGAAAGGATTCATCCCCTGCAGAAACTGCAGGAGGAGAAGAATTTAGTGTTGAAAAAGTTTTAGACAGGAGAGTAGTTAAAGGAAAA gttgaatattttttaaaatggaaaggatactcaaatgaagaaaatacatGGGAGCCAGAAGAAAATCTTGATTGTCCAGATCTAATTGCACAATTTGAAGaacaacgaaaaaagaaagaagcagCTGCAGCTGGTAAACGATATGAAGACAAAGaacaaaagaaacgaaaaagttCAAGTGGTCCTTTACCTACTCATACTAAGAAAAAAGTAactgaagaaaagaaacctgaag GTTTTGATAGAAATTTGGAACCTGAACGTATTATTGGTGCAACAGATTCAAGTGGagaattaatgtttttaatgaaatggaAAGGAACAGATGATGCAGATTTAGTTCCTGCTCGAATTGCCAATGAAAAATGTCCACAAATCGTAATAAAGTTTTACGAAGAACGATTGACATGGCATAGCCCTGCTCATGATGAGGAAAGTTCAGTAAAAGCTGATGCAGAGTAG